One genomic region from Drosophila subpulchrella strain 33 F10 #4 breed RU33 chromosome 2R, RU_Dsub_v1.1 Primary Assembly, whole genome shotgun sequence encodes:
- the LOC119549814 gene encoding UPF0587 protein CG4646, whose amino-acid sequence MVRVGLQISATLENVDKLETCHPDYSFFLKLKCSNCGEQSDKWHDITESERVQQDSRNTAGFNFFMKCKMCSRENSIDIVEKSNAPYTADDSGRFKTIVVFECSGAEPVDFSPRIGWRVSSAENGQQFEEVDLSEDDWVEYDQKNNNSVGIYEFSSKFTKLKK is encoded by the exons ATGGTGCGTGTGGGCCTCCAAATTTCCGCCACGCTGGAGAACGTGGACAAGCTGGAGACCTGTCATCCGGACTACTCCTTCTTCCTGAAACTGAAGTGCAGCAACTGCGGCGAGCAGTCGGACAAATGGCACGACATAACCGAGTCGGAGCGCGTGCAGCAGGATTCGCGCAATACGGCCGGCTTTAACTTCTTCATGAAGTGCAAGATGTGCAGTCGCGAAAACAGCATCGACATCGTGGAGAAGTCGAACG CTCCTTACACGGCGGATGACTCCGGCAGATTCAAGACCATAGTGGTCTTCGAGTGCAGCGGCGCGGAGCCCGTGGATTTCTCGCCCCGCATCGGATGGCGGGTCTCATCCGCTGAGAATGGCCAGCAGTTCGAGGAGGTAGATCTTTCCGAGGACGACTGGGTGGAGTACGACCAGAAGAACAACAACTCTGTGGGCATCTACGAGTTCTCCTCAAAGTTCACCAAGCTGAAGAAGTGA
- the LOC119549815 gene encoding COP9 signalosome complex subunit 9 homolog → MDLNLKPSLAADEMFSEGPGYMEMDESGGATGMMMDHLPSNDKHVHSDFYNDFDDLFDDDNWAKMKSDPKQ, encoded by the exons ATGGATCTGAACCTGAAACCTTCCTTGGCTGCCGACGAAATGTTTTCCGAAGGCCCCGGCTACATGGAAATGGACGAG TCCGGCGGAGCTACAGGAATGATGATGGACCATCTGCCCTCGAACGATAAGCACGTCCACTCCGACTTCTACAATGATTTTGACGACCTGTTCGACGATGACAACTGGGCCAAGATGAAATCCGATCCCAAACAGTAG
- the LOC119549811 gene encoding F-box/SPRY domain-containing protein 1, with protein sequence MVDPVAALCNYNVLEVIFSYLELDDLSHCSQVCKSWYHFLNDENSDVWRWHCLNKLPKEALKSDLLASVSTYKTKLRAYFHAWSPNDCSRNVYIKPNGFTLHRNPVAQSTDAARGKIGFRHGRHTWEVIWEGPLGTVAVIGISTKEAALQCHGYVALLGSDDQSWGWNLVENHLLHNGDMQGSYPLLNNAPKYQVGERIRVILDCEDNTLSFEKNYEFLGVAFRGLPDKKLYPTVSAVYGNTEVSMVYLGTPLDG encoded by the exons ATGGTCGACCCGGTGGCGGCGCTGTGCAACTACAATGTCCTGGAGGTGATCTTCTCGTACCTGGAGCTGGACGACCTCAGCCACTGCTCGCAGGTGTGCAAGAGTTGGTACCACTTCCTCAACGACGAGAACAGCGACGTGTGGCGCTGGCACTGCCTGAACAAGCTGCCCAAGGAGGCCCTCAAGTCCGACCTGCTGGCCTCGGTCTCCACGTACAAGACGAAGCTGCGGGCGTACTTCCACGCCTGGAGCCCCAACGACTGCTCCCGGAATGTGTACATCAAGCCCAACGGGTTCACCCTGCATCG CAATCCCGTGGCGCAGAGCACAGATGCGGCCCGGGGCAAGATCGGGTTCCGCCACGGTCGGCACACTTGGGAGGTGATCTGGGAAGGACCGCTGGGCACCGTGGCCGTCATTGGTATATCCACCAAGGAGGCGGCGCTACAGTGCCACGGCTATGTGGCCCTTCTCGGCTCCGACGACCAGAGCTGGGGCTGGAACCTGGTCGAGAACCACCTGCTGCACAACGGAGACATGCAGGGCAGCTACCCGCTGCTGAACAACGCGCCCAAGTACCAGGTGGGCGAGCGGATACGCGTCATTCTTGACTGCGAGGACAACACCCTGTCGTTCGAGAAGAACTACGAGTTCCTGGGCGTGGCCTTCCGAG GCCTGCCGGACAAGAAGCTCTATCCCACAGTATCCGCTGTCTACGGCAACACCGAGGTATCGATGGTCTACCTGGGCACCCCGTTGGACGGATAG
- the LOC119549808 gene encoding transcription factor Dp isoform X2, with protein MAHSTGGTVKADEVNFFFRDEHGQIAKMLKPAQTKSEVEGGKPVAVVYATGSSARNSGNASGIGNVGRMGAFSQMGSSNQGQFIRLQDNGLSIPKTEGTTYTTVSAQKTTGASSGLYDLPVKGERYVKFTPNPLKMKSKLHAIQSNSLHSMSASSSSVQRKRKPDKAGKGLRHFSMKVCEKVEEKGKTTYNEVADDLVSEEMKNNAYDNNCDQKNIRRRVYDALNVLMAINVISKDKKEIRWIGLPANSAEQFLALEEENSLRRERIKQKYEMLREMIMQHVAFKGLVERNKRNESQGVVPSPNASIQLPFIIVNTHKSTKINCSVTNDKSEYIFKFDKTFEMHDDIEVLKRMGFLLGLDKGECTPENIERVKAWVPPNLGKYVEAYGTGKTGETMYESDDDDNEFNGYLESANESQSFAQHSAQHTTDGEFKLEMDDDELEEEID; from the exons ATGGCGCACTCGACGGGCGGTACGGTGAAGGCCGACGAGGTGAACTTCTTCTTCCGGGACGAGCACG gacaaatagccaaGATGCTGAAGCCGGCGCAAACCAAGTCCGAAGTGGAGGGCGGAAAGCCCGTGGCCGTGGTCTACGCCACCGGCTCATCGGCGCGCAACAGCGGAAATGCCAGCGGCATTGGCAACGTGGGACGCATGGGCGCATTTAGTCAGATG GGTTCCAGCAATCAGGGGCAGTTCATTCGGCTGCAGGACAACGGGCTGTCCATTCCAAAAACAGAAG GTACTACCTACACCACCGTTTCGGCGCAGAAAACAACAGGCGCAAGCAGTGGTCTTTACGACTTGCCAGTGAAGGGGGAGCGCTACGTGAAGTTTACGCCAAATCCCTTGAAAATGAAATCAAAACT CCATGCCATTCAGAGCAACTCCTTGCACTCAATGTCCGCCTCCTCATCGTCCGTACAAAGGAAACGCAAGCCGGACAAGGCCGGCAAGGGGTTGCGCCACTTCTCGATGAAGGTCTGCGAGAAGGTGGAGGAGAAGGGCAAGACCACCTACAACGAGGTGGCCGACGACCTGGTCAGCGAGGAGATGAAGAACAATGCGTACGACAACAACTGTGATCAAAAGAATATCCGACGTCGTGTCTACGATGCGCTCAACGTGCTGATGGCAATCAATGTTATCTCCAAGGACAAGAAGGAGATCCGCTGGATAGGGCTGCCCGCCAATTCGGCCGAG CAATTTCTCGCCCTGGAGGAGGAAAACAGTCTGCGCCGCGAGCGCATCAAGCAGAAATACGAAATGCTCCGCGAAATGATCATGCAGCATGTGGCGTTCAAGGGATTGGTCGAGCGGAACAAGCGGAACGAGAGCCAGGGCGTGGTGCCCTCCCCCAATGCCTCGATCCAGCTGCCGTTCATCATCGTGAACACGCACAAGTCCACCAAAATCAACTGCAGTGTGACCAACGACAA GTCCGAATACATATTCAAGTTCGACAAGACCTTCGAAATGCACGATGACATTGAGGTGCTCAAGCGAATGGGGTTCCTTTTGG GACTGGATAAGGGCGAGTGCACGCCGGAGAACATTGAACGAGTCAAGGCCTGGGTGCCGCCGAACCTCGGCAAATACGTGGAAG CCTACGGAACCGGCAAGACTGGCGAAACCATGTACGAATCGGACGACGATGATAACGAGTTCAACGGGTACCTGGAGTCAGCCAACGAGTCCCAGAGCTTTGCACAACACTCGGCACAACACACCACCGATGGCGAGTTTAAGCTGGAGATGGATGATGACGAGCTCGAAGAGGAAATTGATTGA
- the LOC119549808 gene encoding transcription factor Dp isoform X1 produces the protein MAHSTGGTVKADEVNFFFRDEHGQIAKMLKPAQTKSEVEGGKPVAVVYATGSSARNSGNASGIGNVGRMGAFSQMGSSNQGQFIRLQDNGLSIPKTEAGTTYTTVSAQKTTGASSGLYDLPVKGERYVKFTPNPLKMKSKLHAIQSNSLHSMSASSSSVQRKRKPDKAGKGLRHFSMKVCEKVEEKGKTTYNEVADDLVSEEMKNNAYDNNCDQKNIRRRVYDALNVLMAINVISKDKKEIRWIGLPANSAEQFLALEEENSLRRERIKQKYEMLREMIMQHVAFKGLVERNKRNESQGVVPSPNASIQLPFIIVNTHKSTKINCSVTNDKSEYIFKFDKTFEMHDDIEVLKRMGFLLGLDKGECTPENIERVKAWVPPNLGKYVEAYGTGKTGETMYESDDDDNEFNGYLESANESQSFAQHSAQHTTDGEFKLEMDDDELEEEID, from the exons ATGGCGCACTCGACGGGCGGTACGGTGAAGGCCGACGAGGTGAACTTCTTCTTCCGGGACGAGCACG gacaaatagccaaGATGCTGAAGCCGGCGCAAACCAAGTCCGAAGTGGAGGGCGGAAAGCCCGTGGCCGTGGTCTACGCCACCGGCTCATCGGCGCGCAACAGCGGAAATGCCAGCGGCATTGGCAACGTGGGACGCATGGGCGCATTTAGTCAGATG GGTTCCAGCAATCAGGGGCAGTTCATTCGGCTGCAGGACAACGGGCTGTCCATTCCAAAAACAGAAG CAGGTACTACCTACACCACCGTTTCGGCGCAGAAAACAACAGGCGCAAGCAGTGGTCTTTACGACTTGCCAGTGAAGGGGGAGCGCTACGTGAAGTTTACGCCAAATCCCTTGAAAATGAAATCAAAACT CCATGCCATTCAGAGCAACTCCTTGCACTCAATGTCCGCCTCCTCATCGTCCGTACAAAGGAAACGCAAGCCGGACAAGGCCGGCAAGGGGTTGCGCCACTTCTCGATGAAGGTCTGCGAGAAGGTGGAGGAGAAGGGCAAGACCACCTACAACGAGGTGGCCGACGACCTGGTCAGCGAGGAGATGAAGAACAATGCGTACGACAACAACTGTGATCAAAAGAATATCCGACGTCGTGTCTACGATGCGCTCAACGTGCTGATGGCAATCAATGTTATCTCCAAGGACAAGAAGGAGATCCGCTGGATAGGGCTGCCCGCCAATTCGGCCGAG CAATTTCTCGCCCTGGAGGAGGAAAACAGTCTGCGCCGCGAGCGCATCAAGCAGAAATACGAAATGCTCCGCGAAATGATCATGCAGCATGTGGCGTTCAAGGGATTGGTCGAGCGGAACAAGCGGAACGAGAGCCAGGGCGTGGTGCCCTCCCCCAATGCCTCGATCCAGCTGCCGTTCATCATCGTGAACACGCACAAGTCCACCAAAATCAACTGCAGTGTGACCAACGACAA GTCCGAATACATATTCAAGTTCGACAAGACCTTCGAAATGCACGATGACATTGAGGTGCTCAAGCGAATGGGGTTCCTTTTGG GACTGGATAAGGGCGAGTGCACGCCGGAGAACATTGAACGAGTCAAGGCCTGGGTGCCGCCGAACCTCGGCAAATACGTGGAAG CCTACGGAACCGGCAAGACTGGCGAAACCATGTACGAATCGGACGACGATGATAACGAGTTCAACGGGTACCTGGAGTCAGCCAACGAGTCCCAGAGCTTTGCACAACACTCGGCACAACACACCACCGATGGCGAGTTTAAGCTGGAGATGGATGATGACGAGCTCGAAGAGGAAATTGATTGA
- the LOC119549809 gene encoding probable peroxisomal membrane protein PEX13: MVDNNNLRSAVINEAPLLPPSSSLGGGVSSGGHPAEAVLRTPYGNVRALPGPPQPPPLPQSPFQQTQQLGGFGGGYGGNNYGLGGFGGFNSGAFGYGGMGGFGSGYGYGGGYGGGFGGGYNRFGALGANDPEQRFIQMAEASSRPAFQSIESLVSAIGNIASMLDSTFFALTSSFRAILGVAANFGRLRSVFAQFWTTFAIFRGLNWIYRKILFWLRLSNLDPSSVAFKKAFAEALSDNNPQAGGTPQAPRKGSSPWPVLAFISFIFTAPYLIMKLLGTVTNTAQEEARNPAKWTAPIQTQAVYDFVGRSQSELSLRAGQTLHVAPRDIQQTLNLLNTGWALATTNGQTSGIIPISYVKSPQQMRQEIQDHMKPVQPQPELMDLSAAAFASPPLEQQMNYDFNLAARQQVPLGPPSTMEAVLGEGFA, translated from the exons ATGGTCGACAACAACAACCTGCGCAGTGCGGTGATCAACGAGGCCCCCCTGCTGCCGCCCTCGAGCAGCTTAGGAGGGGGCGTGTCCAGCGGAGGACATCCGGCGGAGGCAGTGCTGCGCACTCCGTACGGAAACGTTAGGGCGCTGCCCGGTCCGCCGCAGCCCCCTCCTCTGCCGCAGTCACCGTTCCAGCAGACACAACAGCTCGGAGGATTCGGCGGTGGATACGGAGGAAACAACTACGGTCTCGGCGGATTCGGCGGCTTCAACAGTGGAGCCTTCGGATACGGGGGAATGGGTGGATTTGGAAGCGGCTACGGATACGGAGGCGGCTACGGCGGAGGCTTTGGCGGGGGTTACAACAGATTCGGAGCCTTGGGCGCCAATGATCCGGAGCAGCGATTCATTCAGATGGCCGAGGCCAGCTCGCGACCGGCCTTCCAGAGCATCGAATCCCTGGTGTCGGCCATCGGCAACATTGCCTCCATGCTGGACTCAACGTTCTTCGCGCTGACCAGCTCTTTTCGGGCCATTCTCGGCGTGGCGGCGAACTTTGGACGGCTGCGCAGTGTGTTTGCCCAGTTCTGGACTACTTTCGCAATCTTCCGAGGTCTGAACTGGATTTACAGAAA AATCCTCTTCTGGCTGCGACTATCGAATCTGGATCCTTCGTCAGTGGCCTTTAAAAAGGCCTTTGCCGAGGCCCTAAGCGACAACAATCCCCAGGCGGGAGGAACACCTCAAGCACCACGAAAGGGCAGCTCACCCTGGCCGGTCCTGGCCTTCATCAGCTTCATCTTCACAGCTCCCTACTTGATCATGAAGCTGCTGGGCACCGTGACGAACACCGCCCAGGAAGAAG CCCGTAATCCAGCCAAGTGGACGGCACCGATTCAGACCCAGGCCGTTTACGACTTCGTGGGACGCAGCCAGAGCGAGCTTTCGCTACGCGCCGGCCAAACGCTCCATGTGGCCCCCCGCGACATCCAGCAGACCCTCAACCTGCTCAACACCGGTTGGGCCCTGGCCACCACAAACGGTCAGACCTCTGGCATCATTCCAATAAGCTATGTGAAATCGCCTCAGCAAATGCGTCAGGAGATCCAGGACCACATGAAGCCCGTCCAGCCACAGCCCGAACTGATGGATTTGTCCGCGGCAGCCTTTGCGTCTCCGCCGTTGGAGCAGCAGATGAACTACGACTTCAATCTGGCCGCCCGGCAGCAGGTGCCGCTGGGTCCGCCCTCAACGATGGAAGCTGTCCTGGGCGAGGGCTTTGCCTGA
- the LOC119549810 gene encoding transmembrane protein 183 — MSFDADCDEFIQNKLFRTRGKCAIYARQSDVYVAVKQKSTFRATASTLAMAESNNNVISMRHDIWFHISMHIDPEDVQTFALICKQTARLVASRAFWRNLYRRHCTGATSGWNLDLPAQLQLEQIRNCDTRALRALVIEALFHCHRPLKVRLELGYNLDWLVQRIFVSCWQTQYQCLWIMCYKFWNRQPQVQHESEMDSSEVVNDWESLAEDDAGQLVPTLGNPNEGVVLLIVLCRHFVPTPNQLSYSQQQARYRLRATRELLCTDMRAKNLELDFSEDGCQNVSVTVKYARIEKYKVLPWWHPDFQRFVK, encoded by the exons ATGAGTTTTGATGCTGATTGTGATGAGTTTATTCAAAACAAACTATTCCGGACCAGGGGGAAATGTG CAATATATGCGCGCCAATCCGATGTCTACGTCGCTGTGAAGCAAAAGTCCACTTTCCGAGCCACTGCATCCACTTTGGCCATGGCGGAGAGCAACAACAATGTGATAAGCATGCGGCATGACATTTGGTTCCACATATCGATGCACATTGACCCGGAGGACGTGCAGACCTTCGCCCTGATATGCAAACAAACCGCCCGACTGGTGGCTTCGCGGGCCTTCTGGCGCAATCTCTACCGGCGGCACTGCACCGGAGCCACCTCCGGTTGGAATCTGGATCTGCCCGCCCAGCTGCAGCTGGAGCAGATCCGCAACTGTGATACCCGAGCCCTCAGAGCCCTCGTCATTGAGGCTCTTTTCCACTGCCACCGTCCGCTGAAGGTTCGCCTGGAGCTGGGCTACAACCTGGACTGGCTGGTGCAGCGCATCTTCGTGTCCTGCTGGCAGACGCAGTATCAGTGCCTGTGGATCATGTGCTACAAGTTCTGGAACAGACAGCCGCAAGTGCAGCACGAGTCGGAGATGGATAGCAGCGAAGTGGTGAATGATTGGGAATCCCTGGCAGAGGATGATGCGGGGCAATTAGTGCCCACACTGGGCAATCCCAACGAAGGGGTGGTTCTTCTTATCGTGCTGTGCCGCCACTTTGTGCCCACTCCCAATCAGTTGTCCTACAGCCAGCAGCAGGCACGCTACCGACTACGGGCCACCCGGGAACTGCTATGCACGGACATGCGAGCCAAGAACCTGGAGCTGGACTTCTCTGAAGACGGGTGCCAAAACGTATCTGTAACCGTTAAGTATGCTCGCATCGAAAAGTACAAGGTATTGCCCTGGTGGCATCCAGACTTCCAGAGATTCGTGAAATAA
- the LOC119549806 gene encoding sulfhydryl oxidase 1 yields MSVVQPAIVAVVTLLVAFAAAGVPLPRYEALLKQQSAPEDPSLGLYDDGDKVVRLTVDNFNATVLDQNRGALVEFYNTYCGHCRRFAPTYKTVAEHLLPWSEVLIVAAIDCAAEENNGVCRDYEVMGYPTLRYLGPGFQPGAKHYGQNLMTQDVTEIRELLAGMVAAENLTSSHNNSYWPNLRYLTENDSATSLFEGLSRDRQYVAVVHEPENTTLGVEVALFMTQWPAVEVRRVIDPAVSAKFKIDPANLPLSLVDRKGEITAYAPEFANGESYAKKLQEVLGKKNVTPRPVRPHQKLSKPATKATGQKEIIEEVHRNKHFVYQADLEQAIRTILHNEVPKVSEISGEKLLALQRFLAVLQRYNPLGANGHQLVTKLKDYVVQFNDQLTGSQFEEELKRLESQLSPVFSSTHFVGCTGSSPRLRGFSCSLWTLFHFMTVQAASNDESQDPLEVLQAMHGYIKNFFGCTECSEHFQAMASRRKIWSVPNKEEAVLWLWAAHNEVNQRLAGDETEDPEFPKKQFPSPDSCSECYRAPGTKSENLEIEWNKDAVLGFLKNIHNPQFVSRFGLQREELLHPTPDKMRQKRQISSVFTDMDMRMGMLLYAFCIVMMVLAFKLFAFKGYRKKPYGHDLLGKV; encoded by the exons ATGTCGGTGGTGCAGCCGGCGATTGTAGCCGTAGTCACCCTTCTGGTGGCCTTCGCAGCCGCGGGCGTTCCCCTTCCGCGCTACGAGGCGCTGCTCAAGCAGCAATCCGCTCCCGAGGACCCCTCACTGGGACTCTACGACGACGGGGACAAGGTGGTGCGCCTGACGGTGGACAACTTCAATGCCACCGTGCTGGACCAAAATCGCGGGGCTCTCGTCGAGTTCTACAACACATACTGCGGACATTGCCGCAGGTTCGCACCCACCTACAAGACGGTGGCGGAGCACCTGCTGCCCTGGTCGGAGGTCCTCATCGTGGCGGCCATCGATTGCGCCGCCGAGGAGAACAATGGCGTCTGCCGCGACTACGAGGTGATGGGCTATCCCACGCTGCGCTACTTGGGCCCCGGCTTCCAGCCTGGTGCCAAGCACTATGGGCAGAACCTGATGACGCAGGATGTGACCGAGATCCGTGAGCTGCTGGCGGGAATGGTGGCCGCGGAGAACCTGACCAGCAGCCACAACAACTCCTACTGGCCGAATTTGCGCTACCTCACGGAGAACGATTCCGCCACCAGTTTGTTTGAAGGCCTCAGCAGGGACAGGCAGTACGTGGCAGTGGTCCATGAACCGGAGAACACCACTCTGGGCGTCGAGGTGGCTCTGTTCATGACCCAATGGCCTGCGGTGGAGGTACGCCGCGTCATAGATCCTGCGGTGTCCGCCAAGTTTAAGATTGATCCTGCCAACCTGCCCCTTAGCCTGGTGGATCGAAAGGGCGAGATTACGGCGTACGCCCCGGAATTTGCCAACGGTGAATCCTACGCCAAAAAACTGCAGGAAGTGCTGGGCAAAAAGAATGTTACCCCCAGACCCGTAAGGCCACATCAGAAGCTGTCCAAGCCGGCGACCAAGGCAACTGGGCAGAAGGAAATAATCGAGGAAGTGCACCGAAACAAGCACTTCGTATACCAGGCGGATCTCGAGCAGGCCATTCGCACAATCCTGCACAACGAGGTGCCCAAGGTGAGCGAGATCAGCGGCGAGAAACTGCTCGCCCTCCAGCGATTCCTGGCCGTGCTGCAGCGCTACAACCCGCTGGGCGCCAATGGCCATCAGCTGGTGACCAAGCTGAAGGACTATGTGGTGCAGTTCAATGATCAACTGACGGGCAGCCAGTTCGAGGAGGAGCTGAAGCGTTTGGAGAGTCAACTGTCTCCCGTCTTCTCCTCCACCCATTTTGTGGGATGCACTGGTTCCAGTCCACGCCTGCGCGGCTTCAGCTGCTCCTTGTGGACCCTGTTCCACTTCATGACCGTTCAGGCGGCCAGCAACGACGAGTCCCAGGATCCGTTGGAGGTCCTGCAGGCTATGCACGGCTACATCAAGAACTTTTTCGGCTGCACAGAGTGCTCTGAGCACTTTCAG GCAATGGCATCGAGGCGAAAAATCTGGAGCGTGCCGAACAAGGAGGAGGCGGTTCTCTGGCTGTGGGCGGCTCACAACGAGGTGAACCAGCGGCTCGCCGGCGACGAAACCGAGGACCCAGAGTTCCCAAAGAAGCAGTTCCCTTCGCCGGACAGCTGCAGCGAATGTTACCGGGCGCCCGGCACCAAGTCGGAGAACTTGGAGATCGAGTGGAACAAGGACGCCGTGCTGGGCTTCCTCAAGAACATACACAATCCGCAGTTCGTGAGCCGCTTCGGCTTGCAGCGCGAGGAGCTGCTGCATCCCACGCCGGATAAGATGCGGCAGAAGCGACAGATCTCCAGCGTATTCACCGACATGGACATGCGGATGGGCATGCTGCTGTACGCCTTCTGCATTGTGATGATGGTTTTGGCATTTAAACTGTTCGCCTTCAAGGGTTACCGCAAGAAGCCCTATGGCCACGACCTTCTGGGCAAAGTGTAG
- the LOC119549331 gene encoding probable palmitoyltransferase ZDHHC24, whose protein sequence is MILRSWDRVKPRSMSDFACFLLVAIFVPVTYVFQVTIVMPELFAMGGVWYTILWVASLFLIFNITSNMLACMLVDTSIRKELLKPPVDPGQLARWHICHDCQTLVPPRSWHCEVCNVCVLKRDHHCRFTCCCVGHHNYRYFFYYLVYMIIGSLAAAIFESIYLWYLHPDIYWRWSTLFTIFGPVVSLLLYPSWETFYVVIYDLTLLGFAISSLLLVFHWSIIKSGSVTRERGTRKYDRGLRGNLEMVLGKRMHLTWLSPFLRSDLPHDGVNWEPTAAFSPKED, encoded by the exons ATGATTTTGCGCTCGTGGGATCGGGTTAAGCCCCGATCTATGTCGGACTTCGCATGTTTCCTCCTGGTGGCGATCTTCGTGCCCGTGACGTACGTCTTCCAGGTGACCATTGTGATGCCGGAGCTGTTTGCCATGGGCGGCGTTTGGTACACTATACTCTGGGTGGCCAGCCTGTTCCTCATCTTCAACATCACCTCCAACATGCTGGCCTGCATGCTGGTGGATACGAGCATTCGAA AGGAGCTCCTGAAGCCACCGGTGGATCCCGGGCAGTTGGCGCGTTGGCACATTTGCCACGATTGCCAGACGCTGGTTCCTCCTCGCTCCTGGCACTGCGAGGTGTGCAATGTGTGCGTGCTGAAGCGGGATCACCACTGTCGGTTCACCTGCTGCTGCGTCGGACACCACAACTACAGGTACTTCTTCTACTACCTGGTCTACATGATCATCGGATCTTTGGCGGCCGCAATCTTTGAGAGCATCTACCTGTGGTACCTCCATCCAGACATCTACTGGCGCTGGTCCACACTGTTCACCATCTTTGGGCCCGTCGTTAGCCTTTTGCTGTACCCCAGCTGGGAGACCTTCTATGTGGTCATCTACGACCTCACCCTGCTGGGATTTGCCATATCCTCGCTGCTGCTGGTCTTCCACTGGTCCATAATCAAGAGCGGTTCGGTGACGAGGGAGCGCGGCACCAGAAAGTACGATCGCGGCTTGCGAGGCAACCTTGAAATGGTGCTCGGCAAGCGGATGCATCTCACCTGGCTGTCGCCTTTTCTACGCAGCGATCTGCCTCACGATGGGGTCAACTGGGAACCCACAGCCGCCTTCTCTCCGAAGGAGGATTAG